A window of Halomonas sp. GFAJ-1 contains these coding sequences:
- a CDS encoding phosphoethanolamine methyltransferase, whose protein sequence is MINTTAWNRLRYTVYAPLYDLVATKAFCKPRRMALGQVDWEPGMRVLLVGAGTGLDLPYLPHELETHLTDLTPAMVKRARERAEKARRDVECRVMDAAALEYPDEHFDVVVMHLILAVMPHPEQGLAEANRVLKPDGQLCVMDKFQPDAQPAGPSRRALNAFTSFIATDITRQAAPLIQQAGFTIQRDEPVLMKGLFRALLATK, encoded by the coding sequence ATGATAAATACAACAGCTTGGAATCGACTTCGCTATACCGTCTACGCCCCACTGTATGACCTTGTGGCCACCAAAGCGTTTTGTAAGCCGCGACGCATGGCCCTTGGCCAAGTCGACTGGGAGCCAGGCATGCGCGTTTTATTAGTAGGCGCAGGCACAGGCTTAGACTTGCCGTATTTGCCCCATGAGCTAGAAACACATTTGACCGACTTAACGCCCGCCATGGTAAAGCGTGCACGAGAACGGGCAGAAAAAGCGAGGCGGGATGTAGAGTGCCGAGTCATGGACGCCGCTGCGCTAGAGTACCCGGACGAACATTTCGACGTGGTAGTGATGCATCTTATCCTCGCGGTAATGCCCCACCCAGAACAGGGGCTGGCAGAAGCTAACCGAGTGCTGAAGCCGGACGGTCAACTATGCGTGATGGACAAATTTCAGCCAGATGCTCAACCTGCTGGGCCAAGCAGGCGGGCGCTAAACGCCTTCACCTCGTTTATCGCTACCGATATCACACGCCAGGCCGCGCCTCTTATACAACAGGCTGGCTTTACCATTCAGCGCGACGAACCGGTGCTTATGAAGGGTTTATTCCGCGCCCTGCTGGCGACAAAATAA
- a CDS encoding ethanolamine ammonia-lyase gives MVHKPLSPIVVENPWERLSAFTDARIGLGRAGVSLPTSKLLAFQLAHAQAQDAVHCALDGEALEAALTDTLNLTASPIRLHTLAKDRATYLQRPDYGRRLSEPSREQLQQAAESGQRFDLAVVIVDGLSALAVQQNSAPLLTALYRAFESDQQAWQLAPLTFVEQGRVAIGDEVGALLNADAVLVMIGERPGLSSPDSLGLYMTWAPEVGLKDDRRNCISNVRPAGLNPEEAARRMLLLLKEARQLRLSGVKLKDRSEDNVLEGDAVTTGFKDNFLVAD, from the coding sequence ATGGTGCATAAACCCTTATCCCCCATCGTGGTGGAAAATCCTTGGGAGCGATTGAGCGCCTTTACCGATGCGCGGATTGGCCTTGGACGCGCTGGGGTTAGTCTACCCACCAGCAAGCTATTAGCGTTTCAGCTGGCCCACGCTCAAGCCCAGGATGCCGTTCACTGTGCACTTGATGGTGAAGCCTTAGAGGCAGCGCTAACCGACACGCTTAACCTCACTGCGTCGCCTATTCGCTTACACACGCTTGCAAAGGATCGCGCTACTTATCTACAGCGGCCCGACTATGGCCGACGCTTAAGCGAGCCGTCGCGGGAGCAGCTGCAGCAAGCCGCCGAGTCAGGTCAGCGCTTCGATTTGGCGGTGGTGATTGTCGATGGGCTTTCCGCACTGGCGGTGCAGCAGAACAGCGCGCCGTTGCTTACTGCGCTGTATCGCGCCTTTGAAAGTGATCAGCAAGCGTGGCAGCTCGCACCCTTAACCTTTGTCGAGCAGGGCCGTGTCGCCATTGGCGATGAAGTGGGTGCGCTGCTTAACGCCGATGCGGTGCTGGTGATGATTGGCGAACGCCCAGGATTAAGCTCCCCCGATAGCCTCGGGTTGTATATGACCTGGGCGCCTGAAGTGGGTCTGAAAGATGACCGGCGAAACTGTATTTCAAATGTCCGTCCGGCAGGGTTGAACCCTGAGGAGGCTGCACGGCGGATGCTATTGCTATTAAAGGAGGCCCGGCAGCTAAGGCTTTCCGGCGTAAAGTTGAAAGATCGCAGCGAAGATAACGTGCTGGAAGGCGACGCCGTTACCACAGGTTTTAAGGATAACTTCCTCGTCGCTGATTGA
- a CDS encoding NADH:ubiquinone oxidoreductase — MTLTFTDPSEQQRWYAVDDGVMGGESHSGFRIEAGSGCFYGEVSLENGGGFASVRREPDHIEPLLTQGEGIRLRVRGDGRTYQLRLKSTALEDASAYRVTFTPTKDEWETWDFPWHSFEAVRRGTLLTSAPPLDPHTIHQLGFLIADRTAGSFALYVFRLTELS, encoded by the coding sequence ATGACGTTAACTTTTACCGACCCAAGCGAGCAGCAGCGCTGGTATGCCGTGGACGATGGCGTAATGGGCGGTGAGTCCCACAGTGGGTTTCGTATTGAAGCAGGCTCAGGCTGCTTTTATGGCGAGGTCTCATTGGAAAACGGCGGTGGCTTTGCTTCGGTACGCCGCGAGCCTGATCACATTGAACCATTGCTTACCCAGGGCGAGGGCATAAGGCTTAGGGTGCGCGGCGATGGTCGCACCTATCAGCTGCGTTTAAAAAGTACTGCATTAGAAGACGCCAGTGCCTATCGGGTAACGTTCACGCCTACCAAAGATGAGTGGGAAACGTGGGATTTTCCTTGGCATAGCTTTGAAGCCGTGCGCCGCGGCACGCTACTGACCAGTGCGCCGCCACTCGACCCTCACACGATCCATCAGCTGGGCTTTTTGATTGCTGACCGCACCGCTGGTTCGTTTGCGCTCTACGTATTTAGGCTAACGGAACTAAGCTGA
- a CDS encoding photoactive yellow protein, which yields MAMETVRFGGDDIENALANMDDKKLDTLAFGAIQLDANGKIIQYNAAEGGITGRDPKSVIGKNFFTDVAPCTQSKEFQGRFKEGVKNGDLNTMFEYVFDYQMTPTKVKVHMKKALSGDTFWIFVKRL from the coding sequence ATGGCGATGGAAACGGTACGTTTTGGCGGCGATGATATTGAAAATGCCCTAGCCAACATGGACGACAAAAAGCTTGATACGCTAGCTTTTGGCGCCATCCAACTAGATGCCAATGGCAAAATCATTCAATACAACGCAGCGGAAGGCGGTATTACCGGTCGTGACCCTAAAAGCGTCATTGGCAAAAATTTCTTTACTGATGTTGCTCCCTGCACACAAAGCAAAGAATTTCAGGGCCGTTTCAAGGAAGGCGTTAAAAATGGTGATTTAAACACCATGTTTGAGTACGTGTTCGATTATCAGATGACGCCCACAAAAGTAAAAGTGCATATGAAAAAGGCGCTTTCTGGAGATACTTTCTGGATTTTCGTTAAACGCTTATAA
- a CDS encoding histidine ammonia-lyase has product MNDGSRTLEEIENIALGRQMLVLSQEEKRATVQAHAFLCDAINQRRRIYGVTTGYGPLATTDVDPKQSALLQQNLVYHLCSGVGEPLAHIHVRAMMVARVASLVRGHSGANPLLIERLLAWLEADVVPEVPSRGTVGASGDLTPLAHLARALSGEGRVSLRGGRWIDSAEAHRQLGWEPLVLQGKDAIALVNGTSTTAGIAALNATAAQRAVKLSALLVLLYSELLGGHREAFHPLIGKLRPHLGQRQLHQWLWSLSATSDALIPWRPVSEQLPEMPSDITQHRPLPQDAYTLRCAPQALGAVWDVVEQHAQTVRVELEAVTDNPLLFADDGLVLHGGNFFGQHLAFASDHLNNALIQMALYSERRIARITDPLKNKGLPAFMQPLETGLHSGFMGAQVSATALVAELRSHAMPASIQSIPTNADNQDIVPLGTIAARRASTSLEQLYQILAIEALVLVQGAELKNPHALSHASQTLCHWVRETVRPLEQDRPLSEDITQLSQLLADPDHVAPLMALLDTAPQESA; this is encoded by the coding sequence ATGAACGATGGCTCTCGGACGTTGGAAGAGATTGAAAACATCGCCCTTGGGCGTCAGATGCTTGTGCTGTCGCAAGAAGAAAAACGAGCGACCGTACAAGCACATGCTTTTCTGTGCGACGCTATTAACCAGCGACGCCGTATCTACGGAGTGACAACAGGGTACGGGCCGCTGGCCACCACGGACGTAGACCCTAAGCAGTCAGCGCTCCTGCAGCAGAATTTGGTCTATCACCTATGCAGCGGTGTAGGGGAGCCGCTGGCACACATCCATGTTCGCGCCATGATGGTGGCCCGCGTCGCGAGTCTAGTTAGAGGACACTCCGGCGCGAACCCTTTATTAATCGAGCGGCTGCTTGCATGGCTTGAGGCGGACGTGGTGCCTGAAGTGCCCTCGCGAGGCACGGTAGGGGCGAGTGGTGATTTAACGCCGCTGGCGCACCTGGCCCGCGCATTGAGCGGTGAAGGCAGAGTGAGCCTGCGTGGCGGCCGTTGGATCGACAGCGCCGAGGCTCACCGGCAGCTGGGGTGGGAGCCGCTTGTCCTGCAAGGCAAAGATGCGATTGCGCTCGTCAATGGCACTTCGACCACGGCCGGTATCGCGGCGTTGAATGCCACTGCTGCGCAACGGGCGGTAAAACTCAGTGCCTTACTGGTACTGCTTTACTCGGAACTACTGGGTGGGCACCGCGAGGCGTTTCATCCGCTGATAGGCAAGCTTCGTCCACACCTAGGCCAGCGGCAGCTTCACCAGTGGCTTTGGTCGCTATCCGCAACTAGCGATGCACTAATACCTTGGAGGCCCGTATCGGAGCAGCTTCCAGAGATGCCCAGCGATATTACCCAGCACCGGCCGCTACCCCAAGATGCGTATACGCTGCGCTGTGCTCCCCAGGCGCTAGGTGCCGTGTGGGACGTTGTTGAGCAACATGCGCAAACGGTGCGTGTTGAACTGGAAGCGGTCACTGATAACCCGCTACTGTTTGCCGATGACGGCTTGGTTTTGCACGGTGGGAATTTTTTTGGGCAGCACTTAGCCTTTGCCAGCGATCACCTCAACAATGCGCTCATTCAGATGGCGCTCTACAGCGAGCGCCGCATTGCCCGTATTACCGACCCGCTCAAAAATAAAGGCTTGCCAGCGTTTATGCAGCCGCTTGAGACAGGCTTGCACAGTGGTTTTATGGGGGCTCAGGTGAGCGCAACGGCGCTAGTGGCTGAATTACGTAGCCACGCCATGCCCGCCTCTATTCAGTCTATTCCGACGAATGCGGACAATCAGGATATCGTGCCGCTGGGAACTATTGCCGCACGCCGCGCAAGCACGAGTTTAGAGCAGCTTTACCAAATCTTAGCGATTGAAGCGTTGGTGCTGGTACAGGGCGCTGAGTTGAAGAACCCCCACGCGCTTAGCCATGCCTCCCAAACGCTCTGCCACTGGGTGCGAGAAACGGTTCGCCCGCTTGAACAAGACCGCCCATTGTCAGAAGACATTACCCAACTCTCACAGCTGCTTGCCGACCCCGACCACGTTGCACCGCTGATGGCGCTGCTGGATACCGCCCCGCAGGAGAGCGCTTAA
- a CDS encoding 4-hydroxytetrahydrobiopterin dehydratase, protein MTAFSPLPVTVLSGFLGAGKTTVLNHILANREGRRVAVIVNDMSEVNIDGALVRGGPGESTLDGDVALNRSEERLVEMSNGCICCTLREDLLEEVSQLAREGKFDYLVIESTGISEPLPVAETFTFEDESGQSLSQVARLDTLVTVVDGANFLEQYREAQTLEEAGESLGEDDERNVADLLVDQIEFCDVLLISKTDLISEKELEALKAILRSLNPDAELVPITRGGVPLNKVLDTGKFNFERAQQAPGWLKEMRGEHVPETEEYGIGSFAYHARRPFHPQKFHDLLNQEWFGKGLLRSKGFFWLATRPRYAGQWSQAGGIAHHGPAGVFWKAIPEDSWPDDPEYRQFIMEKWQEPFGDMRQELVFIGQNLDQAKMREALDNCLLSESELLEGKEAWETLPDPFPAWE, encoded by the coding sequence ATGACTGCTTTCTCTCCCCTGCCCGTCACCGTACTTTCGGGCTTTTTAGGTGCCGGTAAAACCACCGTGCTCAATCATATTCTGGCCAACCGCGAAGGTCGCCGGGTGGCGGTAATCGTTAACGATATGAGTGAGGTGAATATCGACGGCGCACTGGTGCGCGGCGGCCCTGGCGAGTCGACATTGGATGGGGACGTGGCACTAAACCGCTCGGAGGAGCGCTTGGTAGAGATGAGCAACGGCTGCATCTGCTGCACCCTGCGTGAGGACTTGCTGGAAGAAGTCAGCCAACTGGCACGAGAAGGTAAGTTCGATTACTTGGTGATTGAGTCCACCGGTATTTCCGAGCCGCTGCCCGTGGCGGAAACCTTCACTTTTGAGGACGAAAGCGGCCAGAGCCTTTCCCAGGTTGCGCGGCTAGATACACTGGTCACCGTGGTGGACGGTGCCAACTTCCTTGAGCAGTACCGTGAAGCGCAAACTCTGGAAGAAGCAGGCGAAAGCTTAGGCGAAGACGACGAGCGCAACGTTGCCGACCTGCTGGTCGACCAAATTGAGTTTTGTGATGTTCTGCTGATCAGTAAAACCGACCTAATCAGTGAAAAAGAGCTGGAGGCACTGAAAGCGATTTTGCGCTCGCTTAACCCCGATGCGGAGCTGGTGCCAATCACCCGAGGTGGCGTGCCGCTAAACAAAGTGCTGGATACTGGCAAGTTCAACTTTGAGCGCGCTCAGCAGGCACCCGGCTGGCTAAAAGAGATGCGCGGCGAGCATGTGCCCGAAACCGAAGAGTATGGCATTGGCAGCTTTGCCTATCACGCCCGCCGCCCCTTTCATCCGCAAAAATTCCACGACCTGTTAAATCAAGAGTGGTTTGGTAAAGGCTTGCTACGCTCGAAAGGCTTCTTCTGGCTTGCCACACGGCCACGCTATGCAGGCCAATGGAGCCAAGCGGGCGGCATTGCTCATCACGGCCCTGCCGGTGTGTTCTGGAAAGCTATCCCTGAAGACAGCTGGCCCGACGACCCCGAATACCGCCAGTTTATTATGGAAAAGTGGCAGGAACCGTTTGGCGATATGCGCCAGGAACTGGTGTTTATCGGCCAGAATCTGGATCAAGCCAAAATGCGCGAAGCGCTGGATAACTGCCTGCTAAGCGAAAGCGAGTTATTAGAGGGCAAGGAAGCATGGGAGACGCTACCCGACCCGTTCCCTGCTTGGGAATGA
- a CDS encoding ethanolamine ammonia-lyase (with EutC catalyzes the formation of acetaldehyde and ammonia from ethanolamine), with amino-acid sequence MSQCYHTTLGERSYRFSNLAELMAKATPPRSGDRLAGVMAESSEERVVAQMVLAELPLTTFLNDVLIPYEQDEITRLIIDDHDIDAFAPLKHLTVGDFRNWLLSDHATCEVLTAVRPGITPEMAAAVSKLMRNQDLILVAKKCQVTTAFRNTIGLPGRLSTRLQPNHPTDDVTGIAASILDGLLYGSGDAVIGINPATDNVAQSIKLMRLMGDVIQKYQIPTQSCVLTHVTNTLEAIEQGAPVDLVFQSIGGTEATNRSFGFDLNTLAEAEAAAQSLNRGTVGRNVMYFETGQGSSLSADAHHGLDQQTCEARAYAVARKFNPLLVNTVVGFIGPEYLFDGKEITRAGLEDHFCGKLLGVPMGCDVCYTNHAEADQNDMDNLLTLLGVAGCNFIMGIPGSDDIMLNYQTTSFHDALYARRVLGLKAAPEFERWLVDMQIFQDVSTYRLNDQLPTAFANSLRHLPKEPSHGA; translated from the coding sequence ATGTCACAGTGTTATCACACCACGTTGGGAGAGCGTAGCTACCGTTTTTCCAATTTAGCGGAATTAATGGCTAAGGCCACGCCGCCCCGTTCCGGTGACCGTTTGGCGGGGGTGATGGCTGAATCCTCGGAGGAGCGGGTGGTGGCGCAAATGGTGCTTGCCGAGCTGCCGCTCACGACGTTCTTAAATGATGTTCTGATACCTTATGAGCAGGATGAAATTACCCGGTTGATTATCGATGACCACGATATCGACGCTTTTGCGCCGCTAAAGCATCTAACCGTGGGAGATTTCCGCAACTGGTTGCTGTCTGACCACGCCACGTGCGAGGTGCTCACTGCTGTTCGTCCCGGCATTACACCCGAAATGGCTGCCGCGGTGAGCAAGCTGATGCGCAATCAGGATCTGATTTTGGTGGCCAAAAAGTGCCAAGTAACGACTGCGTTCCGCAATACGATTGGGCTGCCGGGGCGGCTCTCTACACGGCTTCAGCCCAATCATCCTACCGATGATGTCACCGGGATTGCCGCCAGTATTCTGGATGGCTTGCTGTATGGCAGTGGCGACGCGGTCATTGGTATCAATCCTGCTACTGATAACGTTGCCCAGAGCATCAAGCTAATGCGTCTGATGGGTGACGTCATTCAGAAGTATCAAATCCCCACCCAATCCTGTGTGCTTACCCATGTGACGAACACGTTAGAAGCGATTGAGCAGGGCGCACCAGTCGATCTGGTCTTCCAATCCATTGGCGGTACCGAAGCCACCAACCGCAGTTTCGGGTTCGATTTAAACACCCTAGCTGAAGCTGAGGCAGCGGCGCAGTCGCTCAATCGCGGCACGGTTGGGCGCAATGTGATGTATTTCGAAACCGGCCAGGGCAGCTCGCTGTCTGCCGATGCCCACCACGGCCTTGATCAGCAAACCTGTGAAGCCCGTGCCTACGCCGTGGCGCGCAAGTTCAATCCGCTGCTGGTGAATACCGTGGTGGGCTTTATTGGCCCTGAGTATTTATTCGACGGTAAAGAGATCACTCGGGCGGGGCTTGAGGATCACTTCTGCGGCAAGCTGTTAGGGGTGCCTATGGGTTGCGACGTTTGCTACACCAACCACGCTGAGGCCGATCAAAACGATATGGATAACCTTCTGACGCTACTCGGCGTAGCGGGCTGTAACTTCATTATGGGCATCCCCGGCTCTGACGACATTATGCTCAACTACCAAACCACTTCTTTTCATGACGCGCTTTATGCGCGGCGCGTACTGGGGCTGAAAGCAGCGCCCGAATTTGAGCGCTGGTTGGTGGACATGCAGATTTTCCAGGATGTCAGTACGTATCGGCTGAATGACCAACTCCCCACCGCCTTTGCGAACAGCCTGCGTCACCTGCCTAAGGAGCCGAGCCATGGTGCATAA
- a CDS encoding TIGR03643 family protein gives MPKAAVKRFRRLPEEEQSRVIEMAWEDRTPFEAIEGLFGLGEPDVIEVMRHQLKPASFRLWRKRVTGRATKHTALRSPDVLRGYCPTQYKR, from the coding sequence ATGCCTAAAGCTGCTGTGAAACGCTTTCGTCGCTTACCTGAAGAAGAGCAATCCCGCGTCATTGAGATGGCCTGGGAAGACCGCACACCGTTTGAAGCCATCGAAGGGCTGTTTGGGCTGGGCGAACCGGATGTAATTGAAGTGATGCGCCACCAGCTGAAACCTGCTTCATTTCGGCTATGGCGTAAACGCGTCACCGGCCGTGCCACCAAACATACCGCGTTGCGCTCACCCGATGTATTGCGGGGCTACTGCCCCACACAATATAAGCGCTAA
- a CDS encoding acyl-CoA synthetase: MPQWLSEADCKAVLQSLLSAELAAYRGTPAPDWQSSPSIDSLERLHLAACVNEYFRLYETGVEDRLLMTQHIDDWAAIVAQALDDTSGLTFRTSGSTGAPSAHLHRWEDIAAEVKALVRRLAPVMPINRVIGWLPVHHLYGFMWGVALPAQLNIPRVSVAGAAMPALAPGDMLVTVPPCWDYLASTRKEWPENVTGVSSSAPLSAATSNTLVEQGLAGLLDIYGSTETGGVATRWRASEPYQLLTHWQRHNTQHLQRVNSDHPVPLLDATQWVDDTHFTVKGRLDDVVIIGGVNVSPQHVARNLCALTGVADCSVRVTGSAASPRLKAFVVPAQDEHSTASTIAQATAHWPAAERPVSITYGASLPTNAMGKLTDW; encoded by the coding sequence ATGCCTCAGTGGCTAAGCGAAGCCGATTGCAAGGCGGTTCTGCAATCTCTGCTAAGCGCTGAACTCGCTGCCTACCGCGGAACTCCCGCGCCAGACTGGCAAAGTTCGCCCTCCATCGACTCCCTCGAAAGACTGCATCTCGCCGCCTGTGTAAATGAATACTTTCGTTTATATGAAACAGGGGTAGAAGACCGTCTTCTCATGACTCAGCACATTGATGACTGGGCAGCCATTGTGGCGCAGGCGCTCGATGATACGTCAGGCCTTACGTTTCGCACGTCAGGGAGTACAGGCGCTCCCAGCGCACATTTACACCGTTGGGAAGATATAGCAGCGGAAGTGAAGGCGTTAGTACGCCGCTTAGCGCCTGTGATGCCAATTAACCGTGTCATAGGATGGTTACCGGTACACCACCTTTACGGCTTTATGTGGGGCGTTGCCCTGCCAGCACAGTTGAATATACCGCGCGTTAGTGTAGCAGGAGCCGCTATGCCCGCTTTGGCGCCTGGCGACATGCTGGTGACTGTGCCGCCTTGCTGGGACTACCTGGCAAGCACTCGCAAGGAGTGGCCTGAAAACGTGACGGGCGTCTCTTCATCGGCTCCCCTTTCGGCGGCTACGTCTAACACGCTGGTTGAGCAAGGCTTAGCCGGTTTGCTCGATATTTATGGCAGTACAGAAACCGGCGGTGTGGCAACCCGTTGGCGTGCCTCTGAGCCCTACCAGCTGCTAACCCACTGGCAACGCCACAATACACAGCACCTTCAGCGCGTTAATAGTGACCACCCGGTTCCGCTTCTGGACGCTACGCAGTGGGTCGACGACACCCATTTTACGGTGAAAGGGCGCCTTGACGATGTGGTCATCATTGGTGGTGTTAACGTCAGCCCCCAGCATGTTGCGCGGAATTTATGCGCGTTAACCGGGGTTGCCGACTGTAGTGTGCGCGTCACCGGGTCTGCCGCATCGCCACGCTTAAAGGCGTTCGTGGTTCCTGCGCAAGACGAACATTCAACCGCCAGTACGATTGCCCAAGCCACGGCCCACTGGCCAGCCGCAGAGCGCCCGGTAAGTATCACTTACGGAGCATCGCTACCAACCAATGCGATGGGCAAACTCACTGATTGGTAA
- a CDS encoding bifunctional isocitrate dehydrogenase kinase/phosphatase, whose amino-acid sequence MKLSPAYRLAATILHGFDAYRGRFKQITADASRRFRDAAWREAQQASAARINLYEERVGDTLERLQRTFEHDVLAHCETWGEARGHYAEMIAQRLDYELAETFFNSLFCSVFHYRHIRNEWMFVYSSREDAAHHSGIELCRRQTVNGDWQAALAWALDEAPFDNPFADLEGDIALGADLLKSQLPAAILQAEDAQIELLKNVFYRNKGAYLVGRILGGGEQVPLVLPVLHGEGFGEQQGGDPCLHLDTVLTETDEVSIIFSFTRAYFQVEVPVPSEFVSYLKQLMPHKPESELYAAIGFFKYGKTAFFRALNLQVAKREDQFIIAPGVRGMVMAVFVLPSFRTVFKIIKDKFDPAKEVTHAVVREKYRLVKRHDRVGRMADTQEFSNFIVRKDHFAPDCLEHLLEVAPSTVSLKDDKVIIKHCYTERMMTPLNIYLEQCSADEQVMVLKDYGNAIKQMAAANIFPGDMLLKNFGVTRHGRVIFYDYDEVSYLTECRFRHIPKSYGNDFQGGGAESFSIGPNDIFPEEFGPFMFANAELRAVFMQQHPELFDPDYWLELQQAIIDGRVIDVYPYRNKQRFAGTIGQLVY is encoded by the coding sequence ATGAAGCTCTCTCCGGCCTACCGCTTAGCCGCCACGATTCTGCATGGGTTTGATGCCTATCGTGGGCGCTTTAAACAGATCACGGCGGATGCCAGTCGTCGTTTCCGCGATGCCGCGTGGCGCGAAGCGCAGCAAGCGTCCGCTGCCCGTATCAACCTCTATGAAGAGCGCGTAGGCGATACCCTAGAGCGTTTGCAGCGCACTTTTGAACATGATGTGCTGGCGCACTGTGAAACTTGGGGGGAAGCCCGCGGTCACTATGCCGAAATGATCGCTCAGCGGCTGGATTACGAGCTGGCGGAGACGTTTTTCAACTCACTGTTTTGCTCAGTGTTTCACTATCGCCACATCCGTAACGAGTGGATGTTTGTTTACAGCTCTCGTGAAGACGCTGCCCACCACTCCGGCATTGAGCTGTGCCGAAGGCAAACGGTAAATGGGGATTGGCAGGCGGCACTGGCCTGGGCGCTGGATGAGGCGCCGTTTGACAACCCATTTGCTGACTTGGAGGGCGATATTGCCCTCGGGGCCGATCTGCTGAAAAGCCAGCTCCCAGCGGCTATTTTGCAGGCAGAAGATGCCCAGATTGAGCTGCTTAAAAACGTCTTTTATCGCAACAAAGGGGCGTACTTGGTGGGCCGTATTTTAGGCGGCGGCGAGCAGGTGCCGCTGGTACTGCCAGTGCTTCACGGCGAAGGCTTTGGTGAGCAGCAGGGCGGCGATCCGTGCCTGCATTTGGACACGGTGCTCACAGAAACGGATGAAGTCTCGATTATCTTCTCGTTTACCCGCGCCTATTTTCAGGTGGAAGTACCGGTGCCGAGCGAATTTGTCAGCTATCTAAAGCAGCTGATGCCCCATAAGCCTGAAAGTGAGCTGTATGCGGCGATTGGCTTTTTTAAGTACGGCAAAACGGCGTTTTTCCGGGCGCTTAATCTGCAGGTTGCTAAGCGCGAAGATCAGTTTATTATCGCGCCCGGTGTGCGTGGCATGGTGATGGCGGTGTTTGTACTGCCCAGCTTTCGCACCGTTTTTAAGATCATTAAAGATAAATTCGATCCCGCGAAGGAGGTCACCCACGCGGTGGTGCGGGAGAAGTACCGGCTGGTAAAGCGCCACGACCGGGTGGGGCGAATGGCGGATACCCAGGAATTCTCAAACTTTATTGTCCGCAAAGACCACTTCGCGCCGGATTGCCTCGAGCATCTATTAGAGGTCGCGCCCTCTACGGTATCGCTTAAAGATGACAAGGTGATCATCAAGCACTGCTACACCGAGCGGATGATGACGCCGCTCAATATCTACCTGGAGCAGTGCAGCGCCGATGAGCAGGTGATGGTGCTTAAGGATTACGGCAACGCCATCAAACAGATGGCGGCGGCGAATATTTTTCCTGGCGATATGTTGCTGAAAAACTTTGGGGTGACGCGCCACGGACGGGTGATTTTTTACGATTACGATGAGGTCAGTTACCTCACCGAGTGTCGTTTTCGGCACATTCCTAAATCCTACGGCAATGACTTTCAAGGGGGCGGGGCCGAGAGCTTCTCCATTGGGCCCAACGACATCTTCCCTGAGGAGTTTGGCCCCTTCATGTTTGCCAATGCCGAGCTACGCGCTGTCTTTATGCAGCAGCATCCTGAGCTGTTCGACCCGGATTATTGGTTGGAACTGCAGCAGGCGATTATCGATGGGCGAGTGATCGACGTTTACCCCTATCGCAATAAACAGCGTTTCGCGGGAACGATAGGGCAGCTGGTATATTAA